A single region of the Marmota flaviventris isolate mMarFla1 chromosome 10, mMarFla1.hap1, whole genome shotgun sequence genome encodes:
- the Mmp23b gene encoding matrix metalloproteinase-23 isoform X3 — MAQVPAPRCPSGPEPDSESAMGRGACVPPKVSGAVQDRRLGAVLGGLCLLPALLLLARLGAPAAQAWSAAQREAYTLDAPGVPTAQVPSPSSPLVPRKRRYTLTPARLRWDHFNLTYRILSFPRNLLSPRETRRGLAAAFRMWSDVSPFSFREVAPEQPSDLRIGFYAANHTDCLVSALHHCFDGPTGELAHAFFPPHGGIHFDDSEHWVLGPTRYSWKKGVWLTDLVHVAAHEIGHALGLMHSQHSRALMHLNATLRGWKALSQDELWGLHRLYGCLDRLFVCASWARKGFCDTRRRLMKRLCPSSCDFCYEFPFPTVATTPSPPRTKTRLVPEGRNVTFRCGQKILHKKGKVYWYKDQEPLEFSYPGYLALGEARLSIIANAVNEGTYTCVVRRHQHVLTTYSWRVRVRS; from the exons ATGGCCCAGGTCCCCGCGCCGCGCTGCCCCAGCGGCCCCGAGCCCGACAGCGAGTCTGCCATGGGCCGCGGGGCCTGCGTCCCCCCGAAGGTGTCAGGGGCCGTCCAGGACCGCCGGCTCGGGGCCGTGCTGGGCGGGCTGTGCCTGCTCCCCGCGCTCCTGCTGCTGGCCCGGCTGGGGGCCCCTGCGGCGCAGGCCTGGAGCGCAGCGCAG AGAGAGGCCTATACGCTGGATGCACCAGGGGTCCCTACAGCCCAGGTCCCCAGCCCATCTTCCCCGCTCGTGCCCCGAAAACGCCGCTACACGTTGACCCCGGCCAGGCTGCGCTGGGACCACTTCAACCTCACCTACAG GATCCTCTCCTTCCCTCGGAATCTGCTGAGCCCCCGTGAGACTCGCCGGGGCCTGGCTGCTGCTTTCCGGATGTGGAGCGACGTTTCCCCCTTCAGTTTCCGTGAGGTGGCCCCTGAGCAGCCCAGCGACCTGCGGATAG GCTTCTACGCAGCCAACCACACGGACTGCCTGGTCTCTGCTCTGCACCACTGCTTTGACGGTCCCACGGGCGAGCTGGCCCACGCCTTCTTCCCACCGCACGGTGGCATCCACTTTGACGACAGCGAGCACTGGGTCCTGGGCCCCACACGCTACAGCTGGAAGAAAG GTGTGTGGCTCACAGACCTGGTGCACGTGGCAGCCCACGAGATCGGCCATGCACTGGGCCTGATGCACTCCCAGCACAGCCGGGCACTCATGCATCTCAACGCCACGCTGCGTGGCTGGAAGGCACTGTCTCAGGACGAGCTGTGGGGGCTGCACCGGCTCTACG GCTGCCTGGACCGGCTGTTTGTGTGTGCGTCCTGGGCACGGAAGGGCTTTTGTGACACCCGCAGGAGGCTCATGAAGAGGCTGTGCCCCAGCAGCTGCGACTTCTGCTATG AGTTTCCCTTCCCCACGGTGGCCACCACCCCATCACCCCCCAGGACCAAAACCAGGCTGGTGCCAGAGGGCAGAAATGTGACCTTCCGATGTGGTCAGAAGATCCTCCACAAGAAAGGCAAAGTGTA CTGGTACAAGGACCAGGAGCCCCTCGAATTCTCCTACCCTGGTTACCTGGCCCTGGGTGAGGCTCGCCTGAGCATCATCGCCAACGCTGTCAACGAGGGCACGTACACGTGTGTGGTCCGCCGGCACCAGCACGTGCTCACCACCTACTCCTGGCGTGTCCGAGTGAGGAGCTAA
- the Mmp23b gene encoding matrix metalloproteinase-23 isoform X1, which produces MAQVPAPRCPSGPEPDSESAMGRGACVPPKVSGAVQDRRLGAVLGGLCLLPALLLLARLGAPAAQAWSAAQREAYTLDAPGVPTAQVPSPSSPLVPRKRRYTLTPARLRWDHFNLTYRILSFPRNLLSPRETRRGLAAAFRMWSDVSPFSFREVAPEQPSDLRIGGRCAPAPAQPSGLYLSPPLSTGFYAANHTDCLVSALHHCFDGPTGELAHAFFPPHGGIHFDDSEHWVLGPTRYSWKKGVWLTDLVHVAAHEIGHALGLMHSQHSRALMHLNATLRGWKALSQDELWGLHRLYGCLDRLFVCASWARKGFCDTRRRLMKRLCPSSCDFCYEFPFPTVATTPSPPRTKTRLVPEGRNVTFRCGQKILHKKGKVYWYKDQEPLEFSYPGYLALGEARLSIIANAVNEGTYTCVVRRHQHVLTTYSWRVRVRS; this is translated from the exons ATGGCCCAGGTCCCCGCGCCGCGCTGCCCCAGCGGCCCCGAGCCCGACAGCGAGTCTGCCATGGGCCGCGGGGCCTGCGTCCCCCCGAAGGTGTCAGGGGCCGTCCAGGACCGCCGGCTCGGGGCCGTGCTGGGCGGGCTGTGCCTGCTCCCCGCGCTCCTGCTGCTGGCCCGGCTGGGGGCCCCTGCGGCGCAGGCCTGGAGCGCAGCGCAG AGAGAGGCCTATACGCTGGATGCACCAGGGGTCCCTACAGCCCAGGTCCCCAGCCCATCTTCCCCGCTCGTGCCCCGAAAACGCCGCTACACGTTGACCCCGGCCAGGCTGCGCTGGGACCACTTCAACCTCACCTACAG GATCCTCTCCTTCCCTCGGAATCTGCTGAGCCCCCGTGAGACTCGCCGGGGCCTGGCTGCTGCTTTCCGGATGTGGAGCGACGTTTCCCCCTTCAGTTTCCGTGAGGTGGCCCCTGAGCAGCCCAGCGACCTGCGGATAGGTGGGCGctgtgcccctgcccctgcccagcccagTGGGCTCTATCTCAGCCCTCCCCTCTCCACAGGCTTCTACGCAGCCAACCACACGGACTGCCTGGTCTCTGCTCTGCACCACTGCTTTGACGGTCCCACGGGCGAGCTGGCCCACGCCTTCTTCCCACCGCACGGTGGCATCCACTTTGACGACAGCGAGCACTGGGTCCTGGGCCCCACACGCTACAGCTGGAAGAAAG GTGTGTGGCTCACAGACCTGGTGCACGTGGCAGCCCACGAGATCGGCCATGCACTGGGCCTGATGCACTCCCAGCACAGCCGGGCACTCATGCATCTCAACGCCACGCTGCGTGGCTGGAAGGCACTGTCTCAGGACGAGCTGTGGGGGCTGCACCGGCTCTACG GCTGCCTGGACCGGCTGTTTGTGTGTGCGTCCTGGGCACGGAAGGGCTTTTGTGACACCCGCAGGAGGCTCATGAAGAGGCTGTGCCCCAGCAGCTGCGACTTCTGCTATG AGTTTCCCTTCCCCACGGTGGCCACCACCCCATCACCCCCCAGGACCAAAACCAGGCTGGTGCCAGAGGGCAGAAATGTGACCTTCCGATGTGGTCAGAAGATCCTCCACAAGAAAGGCAAAGTGTA CTGGTACAAGGACCAGGAGCCCCTCGAATTCTCCTACCCTGGTTACCTGGCCCTGGGTGAGGCTCGCCTGAGCATCATCGCCAACGCTGTCAACGAGGGCACGTACACGTGTGTGGTCCGCCGGCACCAGCACGTGCTCACCACCTACTCCTGGCGTGTCCGAGTGAGGAGCTAA
- the Mmp23b gene encoding matrix metalloproteinase-23 isoform X2, translated as MAQVPAPRCPSGPEPDSESAMGRGACVPPKVSGAVQDRRLGAVLGGLCLLPALLLLARLGAPAAQAWSAAQREAYTLDAPGVPTAQVPSPSSPLVPRKRRYTLTPARLRWDHFNLTYRILSFPRNLLSPRETRRGLAAAFRMWSDVSPFSFREVAPEQPSDLRIGGRCAPAPAQPSGLYLSPPLSTGFYAANHTDCLVSALHHCFDGPTGELAHAFFPPHGGIHFDDSEHWVLGPTRYSWKKAHEIGHALGLMHSQHSRALMHLNATLRGWKALSQDELWGLHRLYGCLDRLFVCASWARKGFCDTRRRLMKRLCPSSCDFCYEFPFPTVATTPSPPRTKTRLVPEGRNVTFRCGQKILHKKGKVYWYKDQEPLEFSYPGYLALGEARLSIIANAVNEGTYTCVVRRHQHVLTTYSWRVRVRS; from the exons ATGGCCCAGGTCCCCGCGCCGCGCTGCCCCAGCGGCCCCGAGCCCGACAGCGAGTCTGCCATGGGCCGCGGGGCCTGCGTCCCCCCGAAGGTGTCAGGGGCCGTCCAGGACCGCCGGCTCGGGGCCGTGCTGGGCGGGCTGTGCCTGCTCCCCGCGCTCCTGCTGCTGGCCCGGCTGGGGGCCCCTGCGGCGCAGGCCTGGAGCGCAGCGCAG AGAGAGGCCTATACGCTGGATGCACCAGGGGTCCCTACAGCCCAGGTCCCCAGCCCATCTTCCCCGCTCGTGCCCCGAAAACGCCGCTACACGTTGACCCCGGCCAGGCTGCGCTGGGACCACTTCAACCTCACCTACAG GATCCTCTCCTTCCCTCGGAATCTGCTGAGCCCCCGTGAGACTCGCCGGGGCCTGGCTGCTGCTTTCCGGATGTGGAGCGACGTTTCCCCCTTCAGTTTCCGTGAGGTGGCCCCTGAGCAGCCCAGCGACCTGCGGATAGGTGGGCGctgtgcccctgcccctgcccagcccagTGGGCTCTATCTCAGCCCTCCCCTCTCCACAGGCTTCTACGCAGCCAACCACACGGACTGCCTGGTCTCTGCTCTGCACCACTGCTTTGACGGTCCCACGGGCGAGCTGGCCCACGCCTTCTTCCCACCGCACGGTGGCATCCACTTTGACGACAGCGAGCACTGGGTCCTGGGCCCCACACGCTACAGCTGGAAGAAAG CCCACGAGATCGGCCATGCACTGGGCCTGATGCACTCCCAGCACAGCCGGGCACTCATGCATCTCAACGCCACGCTGCGTGGCTGGAAGGCACTGTCTCAGGACGAGCTGTGGGGGCTGCACCGGCTCTACG GCTGCCTGGACCGGCTGTTTGTGTGTGCGTCCTGGGCACGGAAGGGCTTTTGTGACACCCGCAGGAGGCTCATGAAGAGGCTGTGCCCCAGCAGCTGCGACTTCTGCTATG AGTTTCCCTTCCCCACGGTGGCCACCACCCCATCACCCCCCAGGACCAAAACCAGGCTGGTGCCAGAGGGCAGAAATGTGACCTTCCGATGTGGTCAGAAGATCCTCCACAAGAAAGGCAAAGTGTA CTGGTACAAGGACCAGGAGCCCCTCGAATTCTCCTACCCTGGTTACCTGGCCCTGGGTGAGGCTCGCCTGAGCATCATCGCCAACGCTGTCAACGAGGGCACGTACACGTGTGTGGTCCGCCGGCACCAGCACGTGCTCACCACCTACTCCTGGCGTGTCCGAGTGAGGAGCTAA